The sequence ACATGCAAAAGCATCACCACTTGCTGAAGCCCAAGAGTATCCATACCAATCCCTGAATGCTGAATGAAtttagaataaataaattaaaatttgattttttaagtttgagttttgaccAACAAAGACCATATTTTCCTGGTGCGAAACTAATCCTTATTGTCTCACATAAGGCCAACACAAGCACACATGTGTATACATATTAGAGCATCCGCAGGGGTGTATAATGGGcccattttttagttgtcatCTCTCTCCTCCCATTTTTCGGATACATTGCTGGACCAACAgctttaattttaaaaaacaaccaatttttaattttttttagatgaaatcatatcttcttcgaatttaaatatttttaatcatattatttatttggaacAACACCAAACGCCATATAATATTATGGTTAAATTATCAATACTCTCtggaaaatattaataatatccAACATAAATTAGTTAATACAGTCAGACATACCAAAAGAATCTTTAGTGTGATTTTGCTCTCTAAGTTAGATATTGTGtgcaaaatttgaaatttaaagaCATGATTGTAATAACTCAGAAAATCAGGTGAATCCTTAAGGATGTGTTTGGttctatttaatatttatggaTTAAGACTTAACTTATTTGCCATTGCTTGAAAAGGCATTGATATATGTTTGTAACGTGAACTTCAGTTACATTACCACAGGGAGGAACAATGGGGTCGGTCAGTAACCTCCATGGGTTCCAAATTTGATTATAGTCCATTTATTTTGAGGATGAGCTCCTTCTCAGTTTTAAGAAGCTAATTTTattccaaaaaatatatataatgaaattcatCACATCATAAATAGTAGCACTCAGCAAAGTTGAGGTCCAAAAATTTAAGGCTggttaattatttaattgaaaatcaaGCAAAATTTGGGCTTAACCAGTTTTTTCGAAATTGCATAAATGGACTTTTACTGTTTCAAGCCTGATTTGCTTTCTCTGAATCTCAAGAATGTGTGGGCCTGGATCAAAAGTCAGCCCAACACTCCGAATTATGCGAGTGCATTCAAGACGTGTGTTATTAACTTTTAGACTAAGGTCAAGGATTGTCTTAATAAATAGGTAGAAATTGACTCACTTTTCGTTTTGATATTCTATACAAAATTGCATAAGTCTAAGTAGAATTTATCAATTCCGTTCCATCTGTtgcaaatttcaatttgagtaAAAAAGTTCTCTTTATTCCTCCATTCATACGTATTTGAGacattacatatattatatggGTTAGGTAAAATTTCATGTGATTCAGTAAACAGAATATAAATTCCATCATTGCTAGATCGATCCATACGATTCGATGAAGAATGAGCAAATAGTGGGATTTTTGTCTTTAAAcgggaaattaaaaaaaatgtcagGGACCCGAAAAAATCCGTTAACAAAATAAACGAATATATGGAGCTCAGCATGTCTGGAAGCACGGGAGACCGTTCTTTTGCTGATATTATTACCAGTATTCGATACTGGGTCATTCATAGCATTACTATACCTTCCTTATTTATTGCGGGTTGGTTATTCGTCAGCACGGGTTTAGCTTACGATGTATTTGGAAGCCCTCGTCCAAACGAGGATTTTACAGAAAGCCGACAaggaatttcattaataactGGCCGTTTTGATCCTTTGGAACAACTCGATGAATTTAGTAGATCTTTTTAGGAGGCCCCAATGACTATAGATAGAACCTATCCAATTTTTACAGTGCGATGGTTGGCTGTTCACGGACTAGCTGTACCTACCGTTTCTTTTTTAGGGTCAATATCAGCAATGCAGTTCATCCAACGATAAACCTAATCCGAATCATAGAGCTACGACACAATCAAACCCGAACGAACAAAGTGTTGAATTGAATCGTACCAGTCTCTACTGGGGGTTATTACTCATTTTTGTACTTgctgttttattttccaattatttctttaattaaaaaaaagaatataagaaTTCTCTTATCCCATTCGGAAAGATATCATCTCATAATTATCTATGGCTGTTTATGTCTCGAGCATGACCACTTGATAAAATGTGGAGGAAAGTAGGACAAATGGCCGATACTACTGGAAGGATTCCTCTTTGGATAATAGGTACTGTAGCGGGTATTCTTGTGATCGGTTTAATcggtattttcttttatggttCCTATTCTGGATTAGGTTCATCCCTGTAATAATCGGATGAACTGANGAAAGAATCTGGAGTAAttaatgaacaaaatattgcaGAATCAAAAGTGGCTCTAGTCTACGGTCAGATGAATGAACCGCCAGGAGCTCGTATGAGAGTTGGTTTAACCGCCCTAACTATGGCGGAATATTTCCGAGATGTTAATGAACAAGACGTACTTCTATTTATCGACAATATCTTCCGTTTTGTCCAAGCAGGATCCGAAGTATCCGCTTTATTGGGTAGAATGCCCTCCGCTGTGGGTTATCAACCCACCCTTAGTACCGAAATGGGTACTTTACAAGAAAGAATTACTTCTACCAAAGAGGGGTCCATAACTTCTATTCAAGCAGTTTATGTACCTGCGGACGATTTGACCGATCCTGCTCCGGCCACGACATTTGCACATTTAGATGCTACTACCGTACTATCAAGGGGATTAGCTGCCAAAGGTATCTATCCAGCAGTAGATCCTTTAGATTCAACATCAACTATGCTCCAACCTCGGATCGTCGGTGAAGAACATTATGAAACTGCGCAAAGAGttaaagaaactttacaaCGTTACAAAGAACTTCAAGACATTATAGCTATCCTTGGGTTGGACGAATTATCCGAAGACGATCGCTTAACCGTAGCAAGAGCACGAAAAATTGAGCGTTTCTTATCACAACCCTTTTTCGTAGCAGAAGTATTTACCGGTTCCCCAGGAAAATATGTTGGTCTAGCGGAAACGATTAGAGGGTTTAAATTGATCCTTTATGGAGAATTAGACGGGCTTCCTGAACAGGCCTTTTATTTGGTAGGTAACATCGATGAAGCTACTGCGAAAGCTACGACCTTAGGAACTTCCATCTCAAATAAATGAATTCAAATCCCACAACGATAAAGTGAATAGGAAAATTGGACAcgtaggaaaaaaaataacagcACTCCAAATAAATGGcaaaacacaattttttttgggtgcttAATTCCATGCTAAAATCCAGGCATTTTGCACAGCCTATAAGACGAGTTGAAAACGAAACGTGAGAATGAGATCATATGCTGGCAATTGGCATATATATGTAGATTTTCATGACTTATTTAAATCTCctttcgtttttgtttttctgcttTTGCCAATTGTGTATTGCCGCGTCCCTCCCTTCCCTAGATATTTTATGTCATTAGTTTTTgcggtttttgttttgtgtgtgacTTTGGTGGGTTTAAGAAAGTTCAGCAAATAGACGGCAGGTTTTACATTTGCCAACCGAAAGAAGCACCTCCACTCTACTGCTGGACTCTCGGTGGCCTTCATATAATACTATTTCTAGGCCCACTTGCCAATTGCCCCCACAAAGACtttctttcccttcttttttaataaataagcaatctttttttcttttgtaagaATTGACATTGAAAGCAGTGATTAATGTGAAAACGATGCCTTGTAAGTTTTGCATTCAAATTACACATTCATGAAGGATGATGGATTATACATAACATACATCTTAAGATGAAAGACAATATACAGTTAATTCAATGATTcatttacaaacaaaaacaaaaaaagagaatcACAAACTCGGTAGTGTTAAGCTTAAGTTCTTAGACACGAGCAAATcacacatttttttattgagagcATAGAACACTAAAGTTTATCTAATATATGTGATTTACATGATAATGATAACTTTTCGTATTGTTTTAACTTGGATTTTGTTCAACATCAACATGTCCATCATAAGAGGATATAACCCTAGTCTTCCATGGCGGCAAATGAAactgtgtgtgttttttttttttggtgataaGGAAATGAAACTGTTGATGCTGAAGAGGTCTACACGTTATTtcgacttcttttttttttttttctatggcTACAgattatttgatatttttgctAATTTGTGTATGTtattaataattgaagaaacatGCTTGCATTATTCCGTACCTTCTCCCATTTTAGATAGAATAAGAGTAATTTCGTTTGGAATAAATTGAGAAAGTTGTAATTTaactaataaaaataaaaatggaaggcttaaattgaatttacaacaatatttttttggttatattgGAGTTTGGACTGGGGCGTCATGGGGCGAGGAAGCCAGGCCACCACCACTGTAGCGGGAATCCATTAGgaaattttcaacattttgACATCAAGTAAGATGGCAGTGGCAAATGCAACTGGGGGCATACTTCACAATCGGTGACcatatttctttggttttttcccACCTAAAATAGGGTCactagtttttaaaaaataaaaaataaatgagtcAACTTCCATTTCTTGTTAGATCTACTTTATGGTATGATTATTTCAAAAAGTAGAGCACTACTCGTCCATAATTAGACATTAGGTATACACCTACATGTGTATACATAGCTGCTCTAATGGATTCATATAATTTTAGGAGTGTTACTTGAAAAGTGTaaattactttattttataagGAGAAGTCATACTTAGACATAAATAATCCGGCATACTGCTTGACCAATTAACCTAATTTATATCTATCACGTTGTGTTTTATTCTAATTCAAAAAAAGTTTATTGAATTTATGAtataaagttttaaaataaaagaaaaacagtcGTAGAGTAAATATCCGTCTGTTATGACTCATTGCCAAAAATAATCCTATCATAAAATATAGAAACAAAAGACCccttatattatttttcttctgttttttcggacagatatttttcttttcagttgCATTGCATCTTCTCTTGTCCTTTTTATCCCTGGAATTTACTTTCCCATCAAGGATATAGATTGTATCACTCTAGTCTCTCTCTACCAAAACAAAGTCAGCCCTCAGAACACACAGCttgtttgtaatttattttattagcaCTCATTTCGccacaaattttaatttgattggTATCGTTTTCGTTAGTTTAATGCATAAAAGAATCTTTGAACCTGTCAGTATCCATCTAAGGTTGTCATCTAGTTCAAACCAGCTTGTGTTTTGCCAGATTTGCACACAATAACTGTTTTCCTCTATTTTGCATAATAGAGAAAAAACTGTTCTTGAACTCTGATAGAAGGGTTCATCagatttgtttttgctttgtgCTCAGGAATTGCATATCGCTCACTTGATCTTAAAGGTGACATCTTTTCACTTCCTCAGTCAATTCTCTTCCTGggttttcatttaatttctggttttttattatttgaatccCTATATTGCTTTTCCTGTATAAGAACCCAGATTATTTTGGTCCCAAATAAGCTCAACCAACCTAATCTCTTGGTTCCTCAGTAAATTTCCCAACTTTTTGATGATGGGTTATAGGAAATTTGATCTGTTCATCTGGGTTTTATCAGTCTTGTGTTTGGGATGGTTGTGTAGTGGATTTAATCATTCAGACATTTACCTTATAGACTGTGGATCGCCTGCCAATACTTCAGTGGGTGACCGTGTCTATGTAGCAGATAATTTGGCTTCAAAATTTCTTTcaaccccaaaagatgttgTTGCCAATACTTTGAAATCAATCACTTCCTTTGATGATTCGCCGCTGTTTCAAACGGCAAGAATCTTTACTGAATCCTCAAAGTACACCTTTTCCATAAGCCAGAGTGGGAGACACTGGATCCGCCTTTACTTCTAtccatttgtttttggtggTTACGATTTGAGCAAAGCGAAGTTCTCTGTTTCCACCCAAAACCATGTTCTCCTTGGTGATTTCAGTGTTCAAAACGCTTCTCTTGTCAAAGAATTTTCAGTAAATATAACTTCAGATAGCCTTGTTATTACCTTCACCCCTTCCAACAATTCATTTGCATTCTTAAATGCCATAGAAGTTGTTTCAGTCCCCGACCAACTGATCACTGATGATGCCTACACTGGGTCAGTGAAATTCCAGGGTTTGACGACTCAGGCTTTGGAGACATCTTGGAGGGTGAATATGGGTGGACCAACAGTGTCCTTTGAGAATGATACCCTGTGGAGAACTTGGGTTCCTGATCAAAGTTTTCTAGTAAATGCGAACCTTGCCAAAGATGTCTCAAATATTGCAGCTGTTAACTATGATGCGGGTTCGGCATTAGCAACCAAGGATATTGCTCCACAAACTGTCTATGGAACCCTCACTGAGATGAAATCCGCGGATGATCCCAACAGCAATTTCAATGTAAGCTGGGAGTTCACAGTGGATCCAGGATTTCAGTACCTTGTTCGGTTTCACTTTTGTGATGTAGTAAGTAAATCTCTCTATCAGCTGTACTTCAATGTATATCTTGACTCTTTGATTGTTGCTCGAGATCTTGATCTGAGTACTTTAGCAACTAATAAGTTGGCTGTGCCATATTATATGGATTATGTCACAACATCTGCTGCTGTCAGCAATAAGCTTCGTATTAGTATTGGCCCTTCCCCTTTAAATAATGCTTATCCGAATGCCATTCTAAATGGGCTTGAGATTATGAAATTGAACAATTCAGCAGGCAGCCTCAGTGGAGCAAACTCTCTAGTTCCTTCTTcaaattcaagttcaaaagGTAACGTCGGAGTAATAGTAGGTGCCAGCGTTGGGTCATTTATTGCAGTGGTATTGGCTGCgattctctttgttttttgcagaagaaggaaaagactGGCAGACCAGGGCCAATCTAAGACATGGCTTCCCTTTTCCATTAATGGAACCAATTCTCACACCATGGGAAGTAAATACTCGTATGGAACAACTGCTAGTGCTGCTTCTAACTATAGCTATCGTTTTCCTTTTGGGGTTGTACAAGAGGCTACAAATAACTTTGATGAGAGTTGGGTTATTGGAATCGGTGGTTTTGGGAAGGTATACAAAGGAGTCTTAAATGATGGAACTAAAGTGGCTGTCAAGAGGGGAAATCCACGGTCTCAACAGGGACTT comes from Prunus dulcis chromosome 6, ALMONDv2, whole genome shotgun sequence and encodes:
- the LOC117630164 gene encoding ATP synthase subunit beta, chloroplastic-like; protein product: SDELXKESGVINEQNIAESKVALVYGQMNEPPGARMRVGLTALTMAEYFRDVNEQDVLLFIDNIFRFVQAGSEVSALLGRMPSAVGYQPTLSTEMGTLQERITSTKEGSITSIQAVYVPADDLTDPAPATTFAHLDATTVLSRGLAAKGIYPAVDPLDSTSTMLQPRIVGEEHYETAQRVKETLQRYKELQDIIAILGLDELSEDDRLTVARARKIERFLSQPFFVAEVFTGSPGKYVGLAETIRGFKLILYGELDGLPEQAFYLVGNIDEATAKATTLGTSISNK
- the LOC117630207 gene encoding receptor-like protein kinase HERK 1, with the protein product MMGYRKFDLFIWVLSVLCLGWLCSGFNHSDIYLIDCGSPANTSVGDRVYVADNLASKFLSTPKDVVANTLKSITSFDDSPLFQTARIFTESSKYTFSISQSGRHWIRLYFYPFVFGGYDLSKAKFSVSTQNHVLLGDFSVQNASLVKEFSVNITSDSLVITFTPSNNSFAFLNAIEVVSVPDQLITDDAYTGSVKFQGLTTQALETSWRVNMGGPTVSFENDTLWRTWVPDQSFLVNANLAKDVSNIAAVNYDAGSALATKDIAPQTVYGTLTEMKSADDPNSNFNVSWEFTVDPGFQYLVRFHFCDVVSKSLYQLYFNVYLDSLIVARDLDLSTLATNKLAVPYYMDYVTTSAAVSNKLRISIGPSPLNNAYPNAILNGLEIMKLNNSAGSLSGANSLVPSSNSSSKGNVGVIVGASVGSFIAVVLAAILFVFCRRRKRLADQGQSKTWLPFSINGTNSHTMGSKYSYGTTASAASNYSYRFPFGVVQEATNNFDESWVIGIGGFGKVYKGVLNDGTKVAVKRGNPRSQQGLAEFRTEIEMLSQFRHRHLVSLIGYCDDKSEMILIYEYMENGTLKSHLYGSGYPSLSWKQRLEVCIGSARGLHYLHTGYAKAVIHRDVKSANILLDENLMAKVADFGLSKTGPEIDQTHVSTAVKGSFGYLDPEYFRRQQLTEKSDVYSFGVVLFEVLCARPVIDPSLPREMVNLAEWAMKWQKKGQLEQIIDATLAGKIRPDSLRKFGETAEKCLADYGVDRPSMGDVLWNLEYALQLQEAEIPGDAEENSTNMIGELSPQVNNFNNVDANDSAAQFEVSSVDDLSGVSMSRVFSQLVKSEGR